From the genome of Vicia villosa cultivar HV-30 ecotype Madison, WI linkage group LG2, Vvil1.0, whole genome shotgun sequence, one region includes:
- the LOC131647630 gene encoding embryo-specific protein ATS3A-like, with protein MKMALLLFLFASALTLSVSESKFDVSLKPHALDSLDVGYIQMEGAQNCSYLVIITTSCSSPKFISDEISIAFGDSYGNQVYAAKLEDSLSTIFEQCASDSFQVDGPCAARICSLYLYRQGSSDDYGWKPESVKIYGYNSDPVTFVFNTSIPKDTWYGYNFCDNAPPPPAPSSSIQMYVQKWGLFVMVLGSVFSIWM; from the exons ATGAAAATGGctcttcttttgtttctctttgccTCTGCACTTACCCTTTCAGTTTCTGAGTCCAAGTTTGATGTTTCTTTGAAACCACATGCTTTAGATTCCCTTGATGTTGGTTATATCCAG ATGGAAGGTGCTCAAAACTGTTCTTATTTGGTGATCATTACAACAAGCTGTTCTTCTCCAAAGTTTATTAGTGATGAGATCAGTATTGCTTTTGGAGATTCTTATGGAAACCAG GTATATGCAGCGAAACTAGAGGATTCACTTTCAACAATATTTGAGCAATGTGCATCAGATTCATTTCAAGTAGATGGTCCATGTGCAGCACGAATTTGTTCACTCTATCTATACAGACAAGGTTCATCAGATGACTATGGTTGGAAGCCAGAAAGTGTGAAAATCTATGGATACAATTCAGATCCTGTTACATTTGTTTTTAACacctccattcctaaagatacaTGGTATGGATATAACTTCTGTGATAAtgctcctcctcctcctgctCCATCTTCTTCCATTCAAATGTATGTTCAGAAATGGGGTTTGTTTGTAATGGTTTTAGGTTCTGTTTTTAGTATTTGGATGTAA
- the LOC131647631 gene encoding CDGSH iron-sulfur domain-containing protein NEET-like produces the protein MESVLSQAGVVFCQKPRFGETKNGFLGTNFNNTCSFGRRVRSVVVVKAEAGGVSSINPDVRKNEEKVVDSVVLNDLSKPVTPYCRCWRSGTFPLCDGSHVKHNKATGDNVGPLLLKK, from the exons ATGGAATCTGTTCTAAGTCAAGCTGGTGTAGTCTTTTGCCAAAAGCCACGTTTTGGTGAGACTAAAAATGGATTCTTAGGCACCAATTTCAACAACACTTGTTCGTTTGGTAGGAGAGTAAGGAGTGTGGTGGTGGTGAAAGCGGAAGCAGGGGGTGTGAGTAGTATAAATCCAGATGTGAGGAAGAATGAAGAAAAAGTTGTTGATTCTGTTGTGCTTAATGATCTCTCTAAGCCTGTTACTCCTTATTGCAG ATGTTGGAGATCAGGAACTTTTCCTCTATGTGATGGCAGCCATGTAAAGCACAACAAAGCCACTGGAGATAATGTTGGGCCTcttcttttgaaaaaataa